The region CACTTGCAACACCTTCCAGGTGCGAATCTTAATTTTACCATACTCGCAAATGACTGGCCCCTTACACACTCTTTAGAATTCGCTTCATGTTTCGAGGAATTTAAAGTGATACAACTTTTCGACGTATGTGTGGAATAGCATAATGTTCTTTAGGAAAAATTGGTGATGACTGAGCCCAAAAAAGGTAAACCGAGAGCAGCTTACCACCCTTCAGAAAAAGctgaaaagaagaaggaaaagaaggagaagccAAAGGTTGAGAAACCTCCCGTTGAGACTCGTCCTTACGACGACGTTACGCGCTTGAATGTTCGTTTTCACCTTTTCACTGAGTTTAGGTCGTTGTTGGACTGGTAAAATCTATCAGAAAACACGAAGACGCTGACAAGTATGAAATTGCCACACTTTAAACTAATGTTTAGACTATACTGTCTTAAAATTGATGTCGGCTCAGAAGTCAGGAGCATTTGCTCTGGGCTTGTCGATTTTTTGATGCCCGATCAGATCCTGGATAAGAAGGTGTGCGTTCTCGCAAACTTACCTAAAAAGAATCTGAGGGGCGAGGAGTCAAACGGGATGGTGCTCTGCGTATCAAACTCAGACAAAAGCTCCGTGGAACTTCTGGAACCACCAGTGGATGCTCCCGTAAGTCATACGTTCAGGCTATTCATCACACACTAtcatatacatacacatgtaAATGCTCTTACACATACACTTCAGTATATActtatgtatgtatgtatgttcAACTAGTTTTACTGTGACACATCATTAAGGTGGGAGAGCGTGTGTACTGGGAAGGGTACTCCGGGGAGGCCGATGAGCAGCTTTCCAGCAAAAAGGGAAAGGACACCTTTGCAATGGTCCAAAAGGTACTGTTTATGTCGTCAACGTCTGTTAAATAGGATTTGAACTGTAAGGAGAACGTGGGATTCTACAAGGTATCCGGTGCCGAATAACATTTGTCCTTTAGGACTCGAAGTTTATGACTTCCAAGGGGCCCTGCGTGTGCCCAAAAATCTCAACTGGCACCATTTCCTGACTTTAGCCGCACTAATGTGACTACCACGCCTGAGCAGAATGTACGCGTTAAGCATACTTAATTCTTGTTATTTTGAGGGGGTACAGGAGCGTGGTATGGGCCATGTTTAAACGCGCTTGTGACTCTATTCTCTGGCCGCCTGGACTCTGAGCAGGTGCCCCCTGggcctcctcctcgtcgtcctcaGGCAAGTACACGATGTACTGGTTCGCCTTCCTCGCTATCCTGCAGCACGGGATCTCGGTCTTGATGAAGTCTGACAGCTTCTCGTAGCCCATCTCCCCGTATTTCAGGTCCTCTCCGAACCTCGTCTTGTAGACGATCGGCACTGAGCTCATTGCGACCTTGGCGCCCCCGCTCAGCATGCTCTTAAAGTTTTCCCTCACCTTCGACAGGCAGTTCTGGTTATAGCTCTTCGTCAGGTTAAGTATGAACTTGTTTGAGGCCGACTTCGAGTTAACGACGGGCACCAGGAAGTTTCCTCTGTAGACCAGGACTCCGATTTCAGTCAGCCTCTGCACGATTTTTAAGATTTTTCCCAAGGGCAGATTACTTAATCTCCTCGGGCCgttgttcttcaggtgctcCGCGAACAGGTACCTTCCGCCCACCTTGAATATGTCCTCCGCTGGCACGTTTACGACGTCCTTTTCGCAGACGTGGTTGTCCTCGTTGTCCTCCGTTATGCTGGCTGTTCTCTTAACTGCACACTCTCCCCCTTCTGACTCCCTCACGTTGCTATACCTGTAGGAGGATATCAGTATTAGGTAGTTCGACACCAGTTGaagcagctcctcgtccacATTGCAGCTGAAGTCCTTGAATGGGCTGTCCCTAATCAGTACTGCCCACAGGTTCTGTATGTCGTTGGCGTTTTTCGTCGTGCTGTCCAGCTTGATGATCTCGTACCTGCTGTCCTTTGAGCACATTTTTAGTAGGTTTTGCGGGTCTATTGCTAAGTTTTCATACTTAGTTAGTTTTCTTCTAATTTCGTGTATTGTTGGTAGTATCTCTTGGTCGTACAAG is a window of Theileria orientalis strain Shintoku DNA, chromosome 2, complete genome DNA encoding:
- a CDS encoding methionine-tRNA ligase translates to MIELVVYSDSQESQIVKLLLKYLNLNDVSLTLSTNKDEELFLKLPGETEPVKHFPLMLERLLKSSPHGSLLLPTDPELKATMDSFVDFGFKHGFNVLDVDSLRMLDNYLLNETFFSGPTISLADVVLFVSVTYWTSRSKSKERMEVPNLMRWFDHLQHLPEFASCFEEFKVIQLFDEKLVMTEPKKGKPRAAYHPSEKAEKKKEKKEKPKVEKPPVETRPYDDVTRLNVVVGLVKSIRKHEDADKLYCLKIDVGSEVRSICSGLVDFLMPDQILDKKVCVLANLPKKNLRGEESNGMVLCVSNSDKSSVELLEPPVDAPVGERVYWEGYSGEADEQLSSKKGKDTFAMVQKDLNCKENVGFYKVSGAE